From one Bacteroides fragilis NCTC 9343 genomic stretch:
- a CDS encoding TIM-barrel domain-containing protein, which translates to MKNAIGNCRQRKAVLFALALPLMFSGSPAQAMHRSEIVREVTQQNLKIVSAKKINPTTIEVLFSNNQRMTFDFYGENIFRVFQDNAGGIIRDPEAKPEAQILVNNPRNTVSTLNLNDGSNLISITTGKIKVEIDKNTSLMKVIDLEKNTVVFEEVEPVLFDKGKVTVTLKENPNEYFYGGGVQNGRFSHKGKAINIVNENSWTDGGVASPAPFYWSTNGYGMMWYTFKPGKYDFGADEKGKVKLTHDSPYLDLFYMVSDGAVGVLNDFYQLTGNPVLLPKFGFYQGHLNAYNRDYWKEDEKGILFEDGKRYKESQKDNGGIKESLNGEKNNYQFSARAVIDRYKNHDMPLGWLLPNDGYGAGYGQTETLDGNIQNLKSLGDYARKNGVEIGLWTQSDLHPKEGVSALLQRDIVKEVRDAGVRVLKTDVAWVGWGYSFGLNGVADVGHIMPYYGNDARPFIISLDGWAGTQRYAGIWSGDQTGGVWEYIRFHIPTYIGSGLSGQPNISSDMDGIFGGKNMIVNTRDFQWKTFTPMQLNMDGWGSNEKYPHALGEPATSINRWYLKLKSELLPYTYSFAKEAVTGMPLIRAMFLEYPNAYTLGTATQYQFMYGTDFLVAPIYKATKADAEGNDIRDGIYLPEGEWIDYFTGEKYQGNCVLNNFAAPLWKLPVFVKNGAIIPMTNPNNNVAEINKGLRIYEIYPYKHMMTVEYDDDGISEAYKEGKGTTTFIESNVDSKNNVKISIRPTQGDFDGFVKEKATEFRVNVTAKPKKVSAQIGKGKVKLTEVSSMDDFRKGENVYFYDAAPNLNKFATKGSEFEKKVITKNPQVLVKLAATDITKNQVVMDIEGFQYAPADNYRVTSGSLTAPAARIAAEDIEAYTLKPTWNKVPNADFYEIEFNGMLYTTIKDTELLFDGLAAETDYTFKIRSVNKDGYSDWAEFGAKTKANPLEFALHGIKGETTAKNQEGFDIDRLFDFAELGDMWHTKYGAKALPYDMIIDLRTVNQLDKFEYLPRTDGGNGTILKGTVYYSMDKENWTEAGAIDWKRNGDVKVFTFTERPTARYIKLAVTEGVNNYGSGRELYVFKVPGTESRLQGDINNDGKIDNNDLTSYTNYTGLRKGDSDYEGYISVGDIDQNGLIDAYDISVVATQLEDGVSEEPIEKLDGTIEISTAKRNYSKGDVVEVLVKGVNLRSVNALSFALPYNQQDYEFVGVEPLNLKAMENLTYDRLHTNGTKALYPTFVNLGAKEALEGTNDLFILKLKAKRAVKFDLKAIDGVLVDKNLNTRKF; encoded by the coding sequence ATGAAAAACGCAATTGGTAATTGTAGGCAGCGAAAAGCAGTGCTGTTCGCCCTCGCTTTGCCTCTGATGTTTTCCGGTTCGCCTGCGCAGGCAATGCACAGGTCCGAAATCGTTAGAGAAGTGACACAACAAAACTTGAAGATCGTTAGTGCAAAGAAAATCAATCCGACAACGATTGAAGTATTATTCTCTAATAATCAGAGAATGACATTCGATTTCTACGGGGAAAACATCTTCAGAGTATTTCAGGACAATGCCGGAGGAATCATCCGTGATCCGGAAGCAAAACCTGAAGCACAAATTCTGGTAAACAATCCCAGAAACACAGTTTCTACACTCAACTTGAATGATGGCAGCAATCTCATCTCTATCACTACGGGGAAAATCAAAGTGGAAATCGACAAGAATACTTCTTTGATGAAAGTGATTGACTTGGAAAAGAATACTGTTGTCTTTGAAGAGGTAGAACCCGTACTGTTCGATAAGGGAAAAGTGACTGTAACCCTGAAAGAAAATCCCAATGAATATTTTTATGGTGGCGGTGTGCAGAACGGACGTTTTTCACACAAAGGAAAAGCCATTAATATTGTAAACGAGAATAGTTGGACTGACGGTGGAGTAGCTTCTCCTGCGCCATTCTATTGGTCGACCAATGGCTATGGTATGATGTGGTATACCTTCAAACCGGGTAAATATGATTTCGGTGCAGACGAGAAGGGAAAAGTGAAACTTACACATGATTCTCCATATCTCGATCTCTTTTATATGGTTAGCGACGGAGCTGTGGGCGTGTTGAATGATTTCTATCAGTTGACCGGTAATCCGGTGTTGCTGCCCAAGTTCGGTTTCTATCAGGGACATTTGAATGCTTACAATCGCGACTATTGGAAAGAAGACGAAAAAGGAATCTTGTTCGAAGATGGAAAGCGTTATAAAGAAAGTCAGAAAGATAATGGCGGAATCAAAGAATCATTGAACGGTGAAAAGAATAATTATCAGTTCTCGGCCCGTGCAGTGATTGACCGTTACAAGAATCACGATATGCCGTTGGGCTGGCTCCTGCCGAATGATGGATATGGTGCCGGATACGGACAGACGGAGACACTCGACGGAAACATTCAGAATCTGAAAAGTCTGGGTGACTATGCCCGTAAGAATGGCGTTGAAATTGGATTGTGGACACAATCGGATTTACATCCGAAAGAAGGCGTCAGTGCATTGCTGCAAAGAGATATCGTGAAAGAAGTTAGAGATGCCGGTGTGCGTGTGTTGAAAACAGACGTAGCATGGGTCGGTTGGGGATATTCGTTCGGATTGAATGGAGTGGCAGATGTGGGTCACATTATGCCTTATTACGGTAACGATGCACGTCCGTTCATTATTTCACTTGACGGTTGGGCCGGTACGCAACGATATGCCGGAATCTGGTCGGGTGACCAGACAGGCGGTGTATGGGAGTACATCCGTTTCCATATTCCGACCTATATCGGTTCAGGCCTGTCAGGCCAACCTAATATTTCTTCGGATATGGATGGCATCTTTGGCGGCAAGAATATGATTGTCAACACCAGAGACTTCCAGTGGAAAACTTTCACTCCGATGCAGTTGAATATGGACGGATGGGGATCTAATGAAAAGTATCCTCACGCTCTGGGCGAACCTGCCACTTCTATCAATCGCTGGTATCTGAAACTGAAATCGGAATTACTGCCTTACACTTATAGTTTTGCAAAAGAGGCTGTAACCGGTATGCCGCTTATCCGTGCCATGTTCCTGGAATATCCGAATGCTTACACCTTGGGAACAGCTACGCAGTATCAGTTTATGTATGGTACCGATTTTTTAGTAGCCCCCATTTACAAAGCTACCAAAGCAGATGCTGAAGGCAATGATATCCGTGATGGCATTTATTTGCCCGAAGGAGAGTGGATCGATTATTTTACCGGAGAGAAATATCAGGGTAACTGTGTTCTCAACAATTTTGCCGCTCCTCTCTGGAAGCTTCCGGTATTCGTAAAGAACGGAGCTATCATCCCGATGACCAATCCTAATAATAACGTTGCTGAAATTAATAAGGGACTTCGTATCTACGAAATCTATCCGTATAAGCACATGATGACCGTTGAATATGACGATGACGGTATATCTGAAGCATATAAAGAGGGTAAAGGAACCACTACTTTCATTGAATCGAATGTTGATTCAAAGAATAATGTGAAGATTTCTATTCGTCCTACACAGGGTGATTTCGACGGCTTTGTAAAAGAGAAAGCCACAGAATTCAGAGTAAATGTTACTGCTAAGCCGAAGAAGGTTTCTGCTCAGATAGGTAAAGGCAAAGTGAAGTTGACCGAAGTGTCTTCTATGGATGATTTCCGGAAAGGTGAAAACGTATACTTCTATGACGCTGCTCCTAATTTGAATAAGTTTGCTACAAAGGGCAGTGAATTTGAGAAGAAGGTTATCACTAAGAATCCTCAAGTTCTTGTGAAACTGGCCGCTACCGATATTACTAAAAATCAAGTTGTAATGGATATCGAAGGCTTCCAATATGCACCTGCCGATAATTACAGAGTAACCTCCGGTTCGTTGACCGCTCCTGCTGCCCGAATTGCTGCCGAAGATATTGAGGCTTATACCTTGAAGCCGACATGGAACAAAGTGCCGAATGCTGATTTTTATGAAATAGAATTCAATGGCATGCTGTATACAACAATAAAGGATACTGAGTTGCTGTTTGACGGACTGGCTGCTGAAACAGACTATACATTTAAGATTCGTTCCGTAAACAAGGATGGCTATTCGGATTGGGCTGAATTCGGTGCTAAGACAAAAGCTAATCCGCTGGAATTTGCTCTTCACGGAATCAAGGGTGAAACAACTGCGAAGAATCAGGAAGGATTTGATATCGATCGTTTGTTCGACTTTGCCGAGCTGGGTGATATGTGGCATACGAAGTATGGAGCAAAAGCACTGCCTTATGATATGATTATCGATCTGAGAACAGTGAACCAGCTGGATAAATTCGAATACCTGCCACGTACCGATGGTGGTAACGGAACGATCCTGAAAGGTACTGTATATTATAGTATGGATAAGGAAAACTGGACCGAGGCCGGAGCAATCGACTGGAAACGTAATGGTGATGTGAAAGTATTTACATTTACTGAACGTCCGACTGCACGCTATATCAAACTGGCTGTAACAGAAGGTGTAAACAACTATGGTTCGGGTAGGGAATTGTATGTATTTAAAGTTCCCGGAACCGAGAGCCGTTTGCAGGGTGATATCAATAACGATGGTAAGATCGACAATAACGATTTAACCTCGTATACCAACTATACCGGTCTGAGAAAAGGTGATTCCGACTATGAAGGCTATATCAGTGTAGGCGACATTGATCAGAATGGTTTGATTGACGCTTATGATATTTCTGTAGTGGCAACACAATTGGAAGATGGTGTAAGTGAAGAGCCGATTGAGAAACTGGATGGTACCATTGAAATCAGTACTGCTAAACGGAATTACAGTAAGGGTGATGTTGTTGAAGTGCTTGTAAAAGGTGTCAACCTCCGCTCTGTAAATGCGTTGAGTTTTGCGTTGCCATACAATCAGCAGGATTATGAATTCGTGGGTGTAGAACCTCTGAACCTCAAAGCTATGGAAAATCTGACTTATGACAGACTCCATACCAATGGTACAAAAGCACTCTATCCTACATTTGTTAACCTCGGAGCTAAAGAAGCCCTCGAAGGAACAAACGATCTGTTTATTCTGAAGCTGAAAGCGAAACGCGCTGTGAAGTTTGATCTGAAAGCTATTGATGGCGTTTTGGTCGACAAGAACCTGAACACACGTAAGTTTTAA
- a CDS encoding SDR family NAD(P)-dependent oxidoreductase encodes MADNYIERQYEQYEARKAAWEKARKYGKKKTGITHPARTEQPGQTTTEPHHYKRVFVTGGANGIGKAIVEIFCKSGYRVAFCDKDGIAGKRTAEETGAIFHQVDISDKDMLEHCMQSIIEEWDDIDILINNAGISDFSPITETSIEDFDRILSINLRPVFITSRFIAIHRQSQTTSNPYGRIINICSTRYLMSESGSEGYAASKGGIYSLTHALALSLAQFHITVNSIAPGWIQTHDYDRLRPEDHAQHPSRRVGKPEDIARMCRFLCEEGNDFINGENITIDGGMTKKMIYTE; translated from the coding sequence ATGGCAGACAATTATATCGAAAGACAATACGAGCAATATGAAGCCAGAAAAGCGGCTTGGGAAAAAGCACGCAAATATGGCAAAAAGAAAACGGGGATCACTCACCCTGCTAGAACTGAACAACCGGGCCAAACGACAACAGAGCCCCATCATTATAAAAGAGTATTTGTTACGGGAGGAGCCAATGGAATTGGTAAAGCCATTGTAGAAATATTCTGTAAAAGTGGGTATCGGGTGGCATTTTGCGACAAAGACGGAATAGCAGGAAAACGTACTGCAGAAGAAACAGGAGCCATTTTTCATCAAGTTGACATAAGCGACAAGGATATGCTTGAACACTGCATGCAATCCATCATTGAGGAATGGGATGACATTGATATCTTAATCAATAACGCAGGTATCAGTGACTTCTCTCCTATCACTGAAACAAGCATAGAAGATTTCGACAGGATTCTATCCATTAATCTACGCCCGGTATTTATTACTTCACGCTTCATAGCTATCCACCGTCAATCGCAAACAACATCCAATCCGTACGGAAGAATCATCAATATCTGCTCTACCAGGTATTTAATGAGTGAATCCGGCAGCGAGGGATATGCAGCTTCTAAAGGGGGAATCTATTCACTGACACACGCGTTAGCCTTGTCACTTGCCCAATTCCATATCACAGTCAATTCTATTGCGCCGGGCTGGATACAAACCCATGACTACGATCGTCTCCGTCCGGAGGACCATGCGCAACACCCTTCAAGAAGAGTCGGTAAACCGGAAGATATAGCCCGCATGTGTAGATTCCTTTGTGAAGAAGGAAATGACTTTATCAACGGTGAAAACATCACGATTGACGGAGGGATGACTAAAAAGATGATTTACACGGAATAA
- a CDS encoding ATP-binding protein, whose product MLKRKIETFLAKWKKSEDRKPLVIKGIRQCGKTYIVQKFAKENYESVVYMNFILEPDKKSAFTGNIDVDTIILNLSALIQGSRFINGKTCIILDEIQECKEARTALKSFHIDGRFDVIATGSLLGVKGYDKSKKKKEEEEGQDSVPVGYETVIDMYPLDFEEFLWANGISDMVIDSVKSCFENESTVPDGIHKAMMELLYRYVIVGGLPEVVNCFLETKNIELIYKVQRNLIAEYEEDMVKYADDPDKPRIRECFESIPKQLAKENKKFQYSVVKKGGRASQYIGSIQWLEDAGIVRRCYNTQITELPLEGNSIKGSFKVYTTDIGILMAMLDYGTQADILKGNLLGYKGAIFENLMADFLCKSGQKLYYFHKDSGLELDFLVRFKGECVILEVKAKTGKAKSMTTVLKNKDVYYVNNAIKLGQYNVGCEGDILTIPLYMGFLVEDKLADVIIPDVDVSLLTTI is encoded by the coding sequence ATGCTTAAGAGAAAAATAGAAACATTTTTAGCCAAGTGGAAGAAGTCTGAAGACAGAAAGCCACTTGTGATAAAAGGCATCCGCCAATGTGGGAAGACATATATTGTCCAAAAATTCGCAAAGGAGAACTACGAGAGTGTGGTTTATATGAACTTCATTCTCGAACCCGACAAGAAGTCTGCTTTTACTGGCAATATAGATGTTGATACTATCATTCTCAACCTCTCTGCTTTGATTCAAGGCAGTCGTTTCATCAATGGGAAAACGTGCATTATCCTTGATGAGATTCAGGAATGTAAGGAGGCAAGGACAGCCTTGAAGTCATTTCATATAGACGGTCGCTTTGATGTCATTGCCACAGGCTCTCTTTTAGGCGTGAAAGGATACGATAAGAGTAAGAAGAAAAAGGAAGAGGAGGAAGGGCAAGATTCTGTTCCCGTAGGATATGAGACCGTGATTGATATGTATCCATTGGACTTTGAGGAATTTTTATGGGCAAACGGAATTAGCGATATGGTTATTGATTCCGTCAAATCCTGTTTTGAGAACGAAAGTACTGTTCCTGATGGGATTCATAAGGCAATGATGGAACTCTTGTACAGATATGTCATTGTCGGCGGTCTCCCGGAAGTAGTGAACTGTTTCCTTGAAACTAAGAATATTGAACTTATATATAAGGTGCAGCGCAACCTTATAGCTGAATACGAAGAGGATATGGTTAAATATGCGGATGATCCAGACAAACCTCGTATCCGCGAATGTTTTGAGTCTATCCCAAAACAATTAGCTAAAGAGAACAAGAAATTCCAGTATTCTGTAGTCAAGAAAGGTGGACGGGCCTCACAATATATAGGTAGCATTCAATGGTTGGAGGATGCAGGAATAGTACGTAGATGCTATAACACGCAGATTACGGAACTGCCATTAGAGGGTAATTCCATCAAAGGCAGTTTCAAGGTGTACACCACAGATATAGGTATCCTTATGGCAATGTTGGATTATGGTACTCAGGCAGATATTTTAAAGGGTAATCTTCTTGGATACAAGGGAGCAATCTTCGAGAATCTCATGGCTGATTTTTTATGTAAGTCCGGGCAAAAGTTATACTATTTTCATAAGGATAGCGGCCTTGAATTGGACTTCTTGGTAAGATTCAAGGGTGAATGCGTTATACTTGAAGTAAAGGCAAAGACCGGTAAGGCAAAAAGCATGACTACGGTTCTTAAGAACAAGGATGTATATTATGTCAACAACGCAATCAAGCTCGGCCAATACAATGTAGGATGTGAGGGGGATATATTGACCATTCCGTTGTACATGGGATTCCTTGTTGAAGACAAACTTGCGGACGTTATCATTCCTGATGTTGATGTGAGTCTATTGACTACTATTTGA
- a CDS encoding DUF262 domain-containing protein, with product MIQSVNKYHIYEILSSDGNFYYTIPKYQREYTWSYREWEALYDDISENNDEYFIGSIICIPLGDTINPYLEVIDGQQRLTTISLFLTAIYTRLKEHLDYLSEDDGDVLPSLRKSLKSKNSPNEMKLVPQVQNFNKDDYDYLLNEVGLRKATAPKHAYYPMRKIARCYTYFLKRLDKEMEGMDGDNAVNFLLGKYNKVKQAMLVKIEVSTHSDAYVLFESLNNRGTPLTAIDLMKNLIMARAESNNLTIDDCFNRWQMLLGNLSDDYGIQERFFRHYYNAFKHRLNEPFQSDNDRKKDPLGVVATRSNLLNIFENLINKDLPSFLDDILHCGQIYSWLILQDSAETTYRKALEDLDHIQGAPSYLLLMYLMRNKKELAITENQINLFTRLLSKYFVRRNITDYPNTRDLTRIFMDIISKIEESNSVGNDVMTLIIDMLSTPANCASDEQFRRSLEGDVYKDNVGATRYILCKLAESAMTQETWTDLWRRTDKKVFVWTIEHIFPEGENIPQCWVDMIANGDKNLAQKYLEEYTHKIGNLTITGYNSTLGNKSFEEKRDRKSKDGKRFIGYKNGLEINREIATKDIWTIEDIKARTTDLVNKLIEIYEFPGK from the coding sequence ATGATACAAAGCGTTAATAAATATCATATCTACGAGATTCTTTCATCAGATGGTAATTTCTACTATACCATTCCAAAGTATCAACGTGAATACACGTGGAGTTATCGTGAATGGGAAGCTCTTTACGATGACATCAGTGAAAACAACGATGAGTATTTCATAGGGTCTATCATATGCATTCCTTTGGGAGATACCATCAATCCTTATTTGGAGGTGATAGATGGTCAGCAGCGACTGACCACCATAAGCCTATTCCTAACTGCTATCTACACTCGCTTAAAGGAACATCTAGACTATTTGAGCGAAGATGACGGCGACGTGCTGCCGTCATTAAGGAAGTCGCTGAAAAGCAAAAATTCTCCGAACGAAATGAAATTGGTACCACAGGTGCAGAACTTCAATAAGGATGACTATGATTACCTATTGAACGAGGTGGGTTTGCGAAAAGCTACTGCACCAAAGCACGCTTATTACCCCATGAGAAAAATTGCTCGCTGCTACACCTATTTCTTAAAGCGTCTCGATAAAGAGATGGAGGGTATGGATGGTGATAATGCTGTCAATTTCTTGTTGGGCAAGTATAATAAAGTGAAGCAAGCTATGCTGGTTAAGATAGAGGTTTCTACCCATTCTGACGCTTACGTGTTGTTCGAATCACTGAACAACCGAGGAACACCATTGACTGCGATTGATCTGATGAAGAATCTTATTATGGCACGGGCGGAGAGTAACAATCTGACTATTGATGACTGCTTCAACCGTTGGCAGATGTTGCTCGGCAACCTATCCGATGACTATGGGATACAGGAACGTTTTTTTCGTCACTATTATAATGCCTTCAAACATCGTTTGAATGAGCCTTTCCAAAGTGATAACGACCGCAAGAAAGACCCATTGGGTGTCGTGGCCACTCGCTCTAATTTGCTAAATATATTCGAGAACCTTATCAATAAAGATTTACCATCTTTTCTTGATGATATTTTGCATTGTGGACAAATTTATTCTTGGCTCATTCTACAAGATTCTGCAGAAACGACCTATCGTAAAGCTCTGGAAGACCTTGACCATATCCAAGGTGCACCTTCTTATCTTCTTCTCATGTACTTGATGAGGAATAAGAAAGAACTTGCTATTACGGAGAATCAAATCAATCTGTTCACCAGATTACTTTCCAAGTATTTTGTTCGCAGAAATATTACGGACTATCCGAATACACGTGATTTGACGCGGATTTTTATGGATATTATCAGTAAAATAGAAGAGTCGAACTCTGTTGGAAACGATGTAATGACACTGATTATAGATATGCTGAGTACGCCTGCCAATTGTGCTTCAGATGAACAATTTCGCCGCAGTTTGGAGGGCGATGTATATAAAGATAATGTAGGTGCAACGCGCTACATACTTTGTAAACTCGCAGAGTCTGCCATGACACAGGAGACATGGACTGATTTATGGAGGCGCACTGATAAAAAGGTGTTCGTATGGACTATCGAACACATCTTCCCCGAAGGGGAAAATATTCCACAATGTTGGGTGGATATGATTGCTAATGGCGATAAGAATTTGGCCCAAAAGTATCTGGAAGAATACACCCACAAAATTGGAAACCTTACCATTACGGGCTATAATAGTACACTTGGCAACAAGTCATTTGAAGAAAAACGCGACCGAAAGAGTAAGGACGGAAAACGCTTTATAGGTTATAAGAACGGGCTTGAAATAAATCGTGAGATAGCTACTAAAGATATATGGACGATTGAGGATATTAAGGCTCGTACCACTGACTTGGTGAATAAGTTGATAGAAATCTATGAATTTCCAGGGAAATAG
- a CDS encoding metallophosphoesterase — MNCKFEGSKVFFTSDTHFYHGNIIRFCNRPFKDVGMMNETIISNWNNTVGLDDIVFHLGDFCLGGSAEWTKILDRLNGKIYLILGNHDLKNLRQGYVDRFEHLAMQMHIEVNKQKIYLNHYPFLCFDGGYKDVWQLFGHVHTRNNNTGIDATRLQHLYPTQYDVGVDNNNFMPVSFAQVKTIIEKQIKQSKMEE, encoded by the coding sequence ATGAATTGTAAATTTGAAGGCAGCAAGGTGTTCTTTACATCTGATACTCACTTTTATCACGGAAATATCATTCGTTTCTGCAACAGACCTTTTAAGGATGTGGGAATGATGAATGAAACGATTATTTCCAATTGGAATAATACAGTTGGCTTGGACGATATTGTTTTTCACTTGGGTGATTTCTGTCTTGGCGGTTCAGCCGAATGGACTAAAATACTTGATAGATTGAACGGCAAGATATATCTGATTCTCGGCAACCACGATTTGAAGAACTTGAGACAGGGGTATGTCGATAGATTTGAGCATTTGGCTATGCAGATGCACATAGAGGTGAACAAGCAGAAGATATATTTGAATCACTATCCGTTTCTATGCTTTGATGGCGGATATAAAGATGTATGGCAACTGTTCGGTCATGTGCATACAAGGAATAATAACACCGGAATTGATGCCACACGACTTCAACACCTCTATCCGACACAGTATGATGTCGGGGTTGATAACAACAACTTTATGCCAGTTTCATTTGCACAGGTGAAGACAATTATTGAAAAACAGATTAAACAATCAAAAATGGAAGAGTAA
- a CDS encoding metallophosphoesterase → MKIQYMSDLHLEFGENSRYLKHNELPATGDMLVLAGDIFYLRDRIAPMVKFWKWASDNYKQVLIVPGNHEYYNYSDVMERGLQWKWMFRKNVGYYQNQVIRIDDTDFVLSTLWSRINPNDKYFVWKGMNDFRQIKFDGKLLQVEEFNRMHEICMDFIQKSVEESTASHIVVVTHHLPTFKVVAPQHKNSVLNSAFASEYGSWIAHSRIDAWIYGHSHSNIDTKIGSTRVICNQMGYVFANEHLVNGFNPEKYVEI, encoded by the coding sequence ATGAAGATACAATATATGAGCGATTTACATCTGGAGTTCGGGGAGAATAGCAGATATTTAAAGCATAATGAATTACCTGCTACCGGTGATATGCTGGTTTTGGCTGGAGATATATTCTATCTTAGGGATAGGATTGCTCCTATGGTGAAATTTTGGAAATGGGCTTCAGATAATTACAAGCAGGTTCTGATAGTTCCAGGTAATCACGAATATTACAATTATTCAGACGTGATGGAACGAGGGCTGCAATGGAAGTGGATGTTCCGGAAGAATGTAGGGTACTATCAGAATCAAGTAATCCGTATCGATGATACCGACTTTGTTCTGAGTACGCTATGGTCGCGGATTAACCCGAATGACAAGTATTTCGTGTGGAAAGGTATGAACGACTTTCGCCAAATCAAGTTTGACGGAAAATTACTACAGGTGGAGGAGTTCAATCGGATGCACGAAATCTGTATGGATTTTATCCAGAAAAGCGTCGAAGAGAGTACAGCGAGTCATATTGTGGTGGTTACTCATCATTTGCCTACTTTTAAGGTGGTTGCGCCACAACACAAGAACTCCGTACTGAACAGTGCATTTGCCAGCGAATATGGGAGTTGGATTGCCCACAGCCGGATAGATGCTTGGATTTATGGACACTCGCATAGCAATATCGACACAAAAATTGGTAGCACTAGGGTAATCTGTAACCAGATGGGATATGTTTTTGCGAATGAGCACCTTGTGAATGGATTTAATCCGGAAAAGTATGTTGAAATTTAA